Within Oncorhynchus nerka isolate Pitt River linkage group LG8, Oner_Uvic_2.0, whole genome shotgun sequence, the genomic segment tcctaggccgtcattgaaaataagaatttgttcttaactgacttgcctagtaaaataaaaaaaagtatatatatatatatattttcatgtTAAAGGATGTAGAATTGCATAAAATGCATTTATAAAAAGACAAATATTTTCCCGGACCCTAGGCCACATTTTCCTCATGTGTGCAATTTCTGtaatgcctctactctactgctctatgcaaaTGTGATGATATGCATGCAATGTTTTATTATAAAGGTCATTTTATTCTTCTCATCCGGTACCTCCGAGCTCCCCAGGTTACCCCCCTCTTGTGCTCACTTTTTGTTCTGGCACCTCCCGATACACAAATGAAGCACTGCTTTCCAGGCTTTATAAGATCTGGCATGTGTCCCCAATGTTGTCAGGCAGAAATTTGACCGTAGAGTCACTCACATGACCTCTGTGGTCTTGTAGTGTGGCCCTCTGGGAAGGATCTTGACGCTCTGTCTGGACTCCAGCTGATTACACAGGCATTGTCTGTTGTAAATCCCTCCCGATTAGGTGCATACCAAGAACAATTCATCAATCTTTTAGTTCATACAATCCAAAGAGATTTTGTTAAAATATGTTTtcattattttgttttgtgtatTGGATAGAGACAGAGTCCAGTATTGCAACACAAAAGTGTTTACTCTCTACAGTTCCTcattcacataaacacacacacacacacacacacttggagaGACATCTAAGCAGCTGGCCCAATAAAAGTTAACTGTAAGGTCCAGTGTTTACTGATGATATTCAGTTGTAAACTGTCAAATGTTCTGTACTTTTCTTAAACAACAGCtggtagactaacagtgaaatggttacttacaggcCTTTTCCAACAATCCAGAGTTAAAGATAAAACaaaatagaaatagtgacacgaggaataaatGCACAGTGAATaatgagttgatgtgcaggggtacgaggtaattgaggtagctatatGTACATATTGGTAGGTATAAAGTGACTAAGCAAAGGGATAGATAATTGACAGTAGCCAcagtgagtgaatgtgtgtggcGTCAGTACACGTGTGCGCGTGTTGTGTGGGCATatgttgtgtgtgttggggtgtcagtatgagtgcgtgggtagagtccagtgtgtgtatagagtcagtgagAGGGAGTTAGTGCAGAAATGGGTCAATACAGGTAGTACGGGAAGCCATTTCATTAGCTATTTAGCAAgtcttgttcagcagtcttatggcttgggggtagaaccaGTGGAGGTTGGTGACTTGAAAAATGGAGGATCATGGGAGACCCACGGTATAGGCGAGTAACGCACGGAGACGACAAAGTGTGTTTCGAAAATCGTCAAAAAGACTCATTATTTTAACCTAAAGcatttaataaagacatttatagTACCATGTTATGGGGAATGGGAATGAGAGGGCTACTTACACTGTGTTGGAAAGGGATCACAGCAGCGGTCTCTACGGTCAGCagcggtcgcattccgcttcgctccacaggtagtatcacattttcatttcatttcattacagtcccaacggtgtgatttgtttgatcgtagctagctacataggtagctacatagccgtctttgtttcaaagataattgtgtagtctagagcgattttctaggttagctagccagctattgtcgttctcctaacgcaacgtaacgtaaccaacactgctagctagccagctagcccccgaaaagcagcattgtagaaacttcacactcaacggaacgacttgattagggtagtgtcaacaacgcagctagcctacctcagcagtactgtatcattttaatcattttagtcaattagattcttgctacgtaagcttaactttctgaacattcgagacgtgtagtccacttgtcattccaatctcctctgcattagcgtagcctcttctgtagcctgtcaactatgtgtctgtctatccctgttctctcctctctgcacagaccatacaaacgctccacaccgcatggccgcggccaccctaatctggtggtcccagcgcgcacgacccacgtggagttccaggtctccagtagcctctggaactgccgatctgcggccaacaaggcagagttcatctcagcctatgcctccctccagtcctcgacttcttggctctgacggaaacatggatcaccacagacaacaccgcttctcctactgctctctcttcgtccgcccacgtgctctcgcacaccccgagagcttctggtcagcgggtggtggcaccgggatcctcatctctcccaagtggtcattctctctttctccccttacccatctgtctatcgcctcctttgaattccatgctgtcacagttaccagccctttcaagcttaacatccttatcatttatcgccctccaggttccctcggagagttcatcaatgagcttgatgccttgataagctcctttcctgaggacggctcacctctcacagttctgggcgactttaacctccccacgtctacctttgactcattcctctctgcctccttctttccactcctctcctcttttgacctcaccctctcaccttccccctactcacaaggcaggcaatacgctcgacctcatctttactagatgctgttcctccactaacctcattgcaactcccctccaagtctccgaccactaccttgtatccttttccctctcgctctcatccaacacttcccacactgcccctactcggatggtatcgcgccgtcccaaccttcgctctctctcccccgctactctctcctcttccatcctatcatctcttccctctgctcaaaccttctccaacctttctcctgattctgcctcctcaaccctcctctcctccctttctgcatcctttgactctctatgtcccctatcctccaggccggctcggtcctcccctcccgctccgtggctcgacgactcattgcgagctcacagaacagggctccgggcagccgagcggaaatggaggaaaactcgcctccctgcggacctggcatcctttcactccctcctctctacattttcctcctctgtctctgctgctaaagccactttctaccactctaaattccaagcatctgcctctaaccctaggaagctctttgccaccttctcctccctcttgaatcctcctcccccctctctgcagatgacttcgtcaaccattttgaaaagaaggtcgacgacatccgatcctcgtttgctaagtcaaacgacaccgctggttctgctcacactgccctaccctgtgctctgacctctttctcccctctctccagatgacatctcgcgtcttgtgacggccggccgcccaacaacctgcccgcttgaccctatcccctcctctcttctccagaccatctccggtgaccttctcccttacctcacctcgctcatcaactcatccctgaccgctggctacgtccctcccgtcttcaagagagcgagagttgcaccccttctgaaaaaacctacactcgatccctccgatgtcaacaactacagaccagtatcccttctttcttttctctccaaaactcttgaacgtgccgtccttggccagctctccgctatctctctcagaatgaccttcttgatccaaatcagtcaggtttcaagactagtcattcaactgagactgctcttctctgtatcacggaggcgctccgcactgctaaagctaactctctctcctctgctctcatccttctagacctatcggctgccttcgatactgtgaaccatcagatcctcctctccaccctctccgagttgggcatctccggcgcggcccacgcttggattgcgtcctacctgacaggtcgctcctaccaggtggcgtggcgagaatccgtctcctcaccacgtgctctcaccactggtgtcccccagggctctgttctaggccctctcctattctcgctatacaccaagtcacttggctctgtcataacctcacatggtctctcctatcattgctatgcagacgacacacaattaatcttctcctttcccccttctgacgaccaggtggcgaatcgcatctctgcatgtctggcagacatatcagtgtggatgacggatcatcacctcaagctgaacctcggcaagacggagctgctcttcctcccggggaaagactgcccgttccatgatctcgccatcacggttgacaactccattgtgtcctcgtcccagagcgctaagaaccttggcgtgatcctggacaacaccctgtcgttctcaaataacatcaaggcggtggcccgttcctgtaggttcatgctctacatgTTGTAGagtctacaacatccgcagagtacgaccctgcctcacacaggaagcggcgcaggtcctaatccaggcacttgtcatctcccgtctggattactgcaactcgctgttggctgggctccctgcctgtgccattaaacccctacaactcatccagaacgccgcagcccgtctggtgttcaaccttcccaagttctctcacgtcaccccgctcctccgctctctccactggcttccagttgaagctcgcatccgctacaagaccatggtgcttgcctacggagctgtgaggggaacggcacctcagtacctccaggctctgatcaggccctacacccaaacaagggcactgcgttcatccacctctggcctgctcgcctccctaccactgaggaagtacagttcccgctcagcccagtcaaaactgttcgctgctctggccccccaatggtggaacaaactccctcacgacgccaggacagcggagtcaatcaccaccttccggagacacctgaaaccccacctctttaaggaatacctaggataggataaagtaatccttctcaccccccttaaaagacctagatgcactattgtaaagtggctgttccactggatgtcataaggtgaaagcatcaatttgtaagtcgctctggataagagcgtctgctaaatgacttaaatgtaaatgtaaatgaatgagggtatgaggcatgagtcgaggtgttcagaggcttgacttcagtgcagggcaggatttgactgggaagacaaaaaacaataacacaacacactacgCAGTTTGACAAAAGAGCTAGGAATGAGTTAGTCCAAGCAAGGAGTAAAATCATTCTTGTGTAACAATGGGATTGTGTATGTGATTGACTCGACATACAGGAATGAGAGAAAATGTAGAGGTGTACTCACAGTGCTTGGAGAGGAAACATTCAATGTGCCAGTGGAAGAGCGGACACATGAGACAtggcttcagttcatgtcaggagaAAGTTGACAAAGGAAGTGGAGTTGAGTAGTCATCACCTCGTAAATATAAAATAGACGATACATTCCATTACAGCTGCGCCATCGTAGGTTTGGACAACGAGTTTGTCTATAACTTAAACTCAGACATCTCAAAATGCATGAAGTCAAACAAAGACTGTGCATCTCGTCcacttgacacatcaaagtaTCTCAAGAAACGTCcctgaataaagccctgatcatccacatacctgacgataactgacaactgcaagcagactggtggcacAGTAGGTCCCAGAGCGGTGGGGCAATTTTTACACCCTGGGGCTTGGAGTTTTTCCTTATATGTTAACCTAAGTAGGAACACTCTGGACCCTATAAGGTATGACAGTGATTAATCAGTCGTAAAAAGGTTTTATATGGGCTATGATTGGACCAGATTTTCCTAATCAGGTCACATGATTTATTTTACTCCTGAAAAAATCTCCTGGCCCTGAAAACCCTGTCAAACTGCATCTACTTTATACTTGTTCCTATAAATTATATTTCGACTAGATTAGGAGGGGGATTTCCTCTACCCAGACACATAGACAACAACTGATAGACAATAgaactcacagggctgagctAGCTTTTATGCATGTTTACATCATGCAGGCCTATGCAGCTGTAGGCCTTACAAAACATTTACTCACATCTGTCGCCACTATTATGTTGATTCATTAATTCCAGTTAATCATTATGGATTAAAAACGTATATGCAGCCTAGCCAGCCCAATTTTGAATATAAACTCAATTTGAGCACATTCACGTTTTTTCCTGACACACAAacggactataaatacataacgttaccaatgaGTTGACCCTGACCAGATAGACAGTGGGCATAGGCTGTATGCAGCTAGCCTACAGTTGATGAGACTGAAGAATAATCTTGTTTTCATCCCATACAGCATGTCAGATTTCTAATGTTTCGGTGTAGTTCAGGCTGCTGCAACATTTATATCATGCGTTTTTGAGTGTCTGTTCGGAGTGAGTATGTGTTATCATCTTTGCTAAATAAATACCAGAGGAAAGTGGAAAACCTACTTGAGCACACGCGAAAGAATGCGCAGCGTCAATCTCTTTAATCTTTTAATGGATGATGTGCTGGAATCATTCGGAATTGTTTTCgacatcccccccaaaaaagggtCGAAAGCTCGATAAATTCAGCAAGTAAAGCATCGTAACGTGCAATTACCTCTGCAAGCTCCTTGTAAGTTGCCCATGCACAAAAACGCAGGCAAGGCGTGCAATACAGACTGCTTGATGAAAGGCTCCCTGTTAACAATCTATACTTTTGATCAGCTGGTATTTTAACTCACACCTTTTCCGTGTACCCCAGAGAATGAAAGGTTCTTCGACAAAAAGTCCACAACATTTTCAGCAGCGTTGTCTATTAAACCATTCTGGCGCAGAAAACTGCACACTTGCGCTGGCACAGTTACTAGCTAGCCATTTAAATTGACAATTTATTTCAATTTGCCTTGCTTTTTCtgaaaacaccaaaataaagttCTAAAACCAAGAAAACTATTTATAATATACCTCCTCAGTAGCCTGTAATTTGAAAAAACTCATTTGAATTGAATACAATCCCAAAAATGCTTCAGGATCACTTTTCACTCTTAAAACAATGTCACCAAGCTTCTCAACACATAGAAACCCCATAACGCTCAGTGGCACAATCCCAATACAACTCAATAGGTTCGTTCTCTGATGCTAATTCTATGATTGGATGGACAATATGTCAGTTCTTCCTGCTAaagctttgattggttggaggacGTACTCCGGAGTGGTCATAATTACCATGTACACTactgtttggggtcacttagaaatgcccttgtttttgaaagaaaaaccattttttgtccattaaaataacatcaaattgatcagaaatacagtgtagacattgttaatgttgtaaatgcctattgtagctggaaacagcagattttttatggaaaatctacataggcgtacagaggcccattatcagcaaccatcactcctgtgttccaatgacacgttgtgttagctaatccaagtttataattttaaaaggataattgatcgttagaaaacccttttgcaattatgttagtacagctgaaaactgttgttctcattaaataagcaataaaactgtcctcctttagactggttgagtatctggagcatcagcatttgtgcgttcgattacaggctcaaaatggccaaaaacaaagcactttcttctgaaacttgtcagtctattcttgttctgagatatgaaggctattccatgcgagaacttgccaagaaactgaacagaacagtgcaaactgtctctaaccagaatagaaagtggagtgggaggccccggtgcacaactgagcaagaggacaagtacattagagtgtctagtttcagaaacagacgcctcacaagtcctcaactgtcagcttcattaaatagtgcccgcaaaacaccagtctcaacgtcaactgtgAAGAGGCGAGTTCCtctgttcagtgtctgtgttcttttgctcatcttaatcttttatttttattggctggtctgagatatagctttttctttgcaattctGCTTAGATGGCATGTCTGTCTTCAAATAAATCCAGAGTGAGTGCAAGagacagtgagagtgagagacagcaggagagcgagagtgagagacagcgagagagcgtGAGAAAGTGGTTTTGGGTTGACATGAAACAGCCTGCATTGAATTCCAAGCAGATGAGCAGCTCTTCTTCTATTTGCTAAGCCACTTGATTAGCAAAAAGACCACCACACGCTCATCCCACAACAGAATCATCCTTAGAGACCATTAGAGACCTACAGTAAAGCTGTCGTCCATGGGGTTGCATGTAAACGTATATCACCATGAACACCGCAAGTATAACCATCATTCTGCTCACCCTTCTGTCCATCTTCTCAACAACTGAAGGTAAGTAATCATTCATTCATCACTTAATATTGTATACTTAATTATGTATTTTATAATTTTACTGCATTTATAAGCTGGGTACTTTAATTTGAAGTTTTAGCAACTAATCAACATTCCAGTAGTGTTGGCGACTCTTTACATGACAGTGTTCTTATTACTGGGTTATTATCCATGTTTATACAAATGAATAACTAATGTAACTACTACTCATTATTATACTGTGTTTACAGCagcaacccttaccctaactctaGCCCTAACCCGTAACCATAGATATATACACATGCAAGAAAAACACTGAAATTGAACCAAGAGATTTAAGACAAAGCCATTGTGCTTTCCACCCTACCTCTCTATAGGGATAAAGCAACCACGGGTTCTACGCTGCCTTTGCCCCAAAGTGCAGGCTGGTCTTATTCCGTTCAGGGATTTGAAGAGTGTGTGGCACCTCTCTCCTCGCCCACACTGTTCAAAGACTGAAGTCATGTGAgtgtatccctccctctaatGATAAATCAACATAACTGAGCATTTATAATCAGTAACCGGTATGATTATTAATACATTTTGACAATGATCTTCTCCTCAGAATAAGTAAAAATGTTGTTGTCCCTCAAATGATAAAGCGACACCTTGATAGTTTATCATCAGGTTAATTGTTTTGACAGTGATCTTCAGACTAAGTGTTAAAAACATGAAAATTAACTTATGATTTAAATAAAGTTTAAGAATTTGCTCAAAGGGTACTGGTGCACATTTTGAAGTGAATTAAAGGGATGGTTTGTAATTCCTGACCCTGAAAGTAGCCTAAGGATCATCTATGAACTATGCCTTTAATTATTTTCAGTGTCACACTCAAAAGGGGAGGTCAACTCTGCCTGGACCCAAAGAAACGTTTGGTGAAGATTCTGGTGGAGAGATCAACCAAAAGGTAATAACAATCCTTAACTGAATAATATAGTCCATGGCAGTGCATTGCTGCCATTGCCTTGTATTAGTGAAATCATAGCCTggtcatacccaaatctaactgccagtagcgcaggacctgaagcaaggatatgcattgtattgataccatttgaaaggaaacactttgaagtttgtggaaatgtgaaatgaatgtaggagaaagTAGCACATTAGATTTGGTTAAAAAGATAACaaagaaaaacatgtttttttgtaccatcatctttgaaatgcaagagaaaggccatcatgtatcactgtaatagctacggtaaattggacagtgcagttagattaacacgaatttaagctttctgcccatatcagatgtCTACGTCGTGGGAATAttttttgttacttacaacctcatgctaatcaaattagtctatgttagctcaaccgtccctcggagggggggacacacacacacacacacacaccgatcccgtagaggttaacAAAAGCAATGTCCTTAGCTAGTTTGACTTGTTTGTCTTCTATTTTGCAGAATGCAGGAAAGCAAACGTTCTAAAGAGGTTGGAAGCGTCACTCCTGCCCTGTTACACTTGTCAACCAGATGATGGGCATGATTCAACTGGACTGCCTTCCCAGTGACCAATTCTGAAGCACCCACTAGAATACTATGAATCCGATTGGGATATTGCACTGGGAAATAATTATCTTGAGTGGAAGGGTAGATGTGGCATTGTGTGCCCATTTTCTCTATCCACGCACGCCGTCTCATATATCACACCCAAATATATCATCTTATATGAATTATATGTCCATTCATTGTTTTGGTATGTTTATTACATATAATATGTTTTACTACCTATATATGTTCATTATATCTTCACCTGTGAAAAACACAGGTAGGGTCAGAAGGAGGAGTCCTTAAGAAGAGAGCTGCATATAGGTAACTGAAAATAGTCCTTTATAACAGGACTTAAAGACAGTGTCTGTCTATTGATGCTTTCATTTTCTAACTTGTCCAAGCAAGCAAATAAAAACAACATATTCATATCTGCTGACTGTCTCTGTATAACGTTCCACTTTCAGTCAAGCCTTTGGTTTCCAGACAAAAAAAGCTCTATAGCAAAGACAATGGCAGAGATGTTGGTAAACTAAGTGTCGTTCCCTATGTCCCacaattccctatatagcgcactactttttttttatttttgcattttccaattaagaacattcaaaacaaaagtgaaaagatattagacaacgataggacaaagtgacagtaacagacgAACGTAACAAAAATAaagtataattataattatataaacaaacatacaataataaaaaaataacgagacattggatcacctgccgtaggctacatattatacgtTACATGTGAAACATTATGtgaggattatatatagattcaatcaatgagatgtggggggagattctccatatagtcaataaaaggttgccaaattctgtaaaatgtctttaacttattcctcaagcagtaagtgattttctccaaaGGGATACATCTATTAACTTCCGAAagccacattgcaactggcagggaggaatccaatttccatttcaaggcaatacatttcttggcaatcgctagcaatatttctgttagctttatagtatggctttgtctaagattggtgttagtaaagttacccagtagacagacctccggatctaaagggaatgcaaccccgtgaattgaggatatggtatcgcataccccctgccagaaaccatgtagttttgaacactgccaagtggaatggaggaatgttccttcatctgagccacatctaaaacatagggaggagataactgggttgaacttgtgcagtcctagatggggtgatatagagctgatggaggaaattaaactggatcagtctgtatctggagttcaatgtggatgtaaccccatccctgcataggtcactccatagatcctcatcaagatcaatacccagatctttctcccatctaagtcggggtttatctagcccaggcagtgttagtcctgacataagagcatcgtaaacacgggaaatggtcttgaacagtgattggtctgcgtggcagagttgttcaataggtgacatcttaggtaggttccattgtcccttgagagtcaccctaataaagtttcgtagttgtaggtagctaaagaagtccctgttaggcaagtggtatttctgtttcagctgatcaaaagacataagaactccctcctcgtaacaatgttccagaagagtgatccccttatcagaccatggtctaaagttactattctggaaaaacatagggatcaatctattgttccataaaggggttttaggggaaaggaatccccctcgtccgaacagctcatgcagtttgcaccatgccaggacagaatgtatgattaaagggttgtctgtgatggtttttatagattttctgtcccatttgtaaaacaaatctgccccagtgtcatcatttacctcaagcttttcaatgttcaaccatgagggagagggacaattgtcaaacctctgagccagaaacctagactgtgcagcccagtagtacattctaaaattggggaggtttaagcccccttgactgtaatcaagggtcagtttatccaggccaaccctaggggttttgccgtgccagataaaccgtctggtcagcttgtcgagagaggaaaaaaatgctgcgggaacagggatagggagagattgaaacagatatagaaacctgggcaggacattcatttgaattacattgattctacccagtagagtgagaggtaagtccatccatttacaaaggtcaacctccaccttttgcaacaaactggccagattgagtttatagaggttgttcagattaccatccaccattatgcccaaatatgtgaagcccataggcgaccatctgaaaggaaacttgtgcttgatggtatgatggtcaaagacggacaacggtaagatttcgctttttatcaaaattgaccttatatccagagaaagaactataacactgtagtgggatctgcaagtgagagagggagtgttctggGTTTGTTAGAAATAAGATAAGGTCGTCCGCAAAGAGGGATAATTTATGGGTATGGGGGCCCACCTCAAAGCCATGTATGCCAGGGCACGTTCTAATAGCCTCAGCCAACGGTTCGATGGCGAGGGCAAAGAGGTGGGGGCTAATTGGGCAACCTTGTCTGTTCCCCctataaagagggaaagaggaggaagtaatcccattggtagcaatcctagctttaggagatttgtagagtgattttatcaaatttacaaacacggtacctaaaccgaacttttccaagacgcgaaagaggtatggccattcaaccctatcaaaggccttttcagcgtcgagggagactgcgacactaggtattttgtttttgttagcaaggtgaattatatcaaagaaccttctgagattattggaggacaatctattaattatgaagccagtttgatctgggttgaccaacaggggaagacatgactccagtctcttagatagcatcttggtgaccagtttacaatctgtgttgaggagagagattggTCTATAGGAGGCGCACTTTAGCGGGTTTTTCCCTTTCTTGTGGATTACAGTAATCACTGCTTGAGAGAAGGACTCTGGAAAGCAGTTGTCTTCTCTGGCTTTTTTAAGTACCTCCATAAGGTAGGGGACCAACAGCTCCCTAAATTCTTTATAGATCTCTGGAGGGAAGCCATCCTCCCCAGGAGATTTATTAGATCTTTAGTCGGGCCTCTTTGGTAGGTTTTCTCTAGCTCTGAGATTTCAGATTCAAGGGCACTCAGTTCGGCACCGTGTTTTTTCTTCAGCCCTTTAGTATGGGAAATAATCTGTCCCCTCAGATAGGTCTTCAATGTGTCCCAAAGAATGAAGctgtcaggagcagagggtttgTTTGTCAAAGTAAAAATATTGATCTGCTCTTTGATGAATGCACAGAATTCAGGTTGCTTTAGAAGTGTAGaatttagtctccatctatatgctccatttaccttggtaggaatggagattgataataccagatgagaatggtcactaagcaatctggggagatactCGACATCTAACACTCTATGAAACAGTTGTGTCGAAAGTAAAAAGTAATCTattcgtgtgtgtgtcttgtgcgggtgtgaataaaaagagtagtccctatcctgtgggtgcaactgtctccagatgtctagtaaattgagatctttcatgaatgacatggtgagcttgccggctttggtaagaagtgagggtttatcagaagacctatcaagaactgtatctaagcaaaaattaaaatctcctccaaccagtagccatcctggtggtgcttgagcaa encodes:
- the LOC135572777 gene encoding permeability factor 2-like, which codes for MNTASITIILLTLLSIFSTTEGIKQPRVLRCLCPKVQAGLIPFRDLKSVWHLSPRPHCSKTEVIVTLKRGGQLCLDPKKRLVKILVERSTKRMQESKRSKEVGSVTPALLHLSTR